The Nitrosospira multiformis ATCC 25196 region GATTGCTGTTCGGATCCCCGCCGCCGAGTCTCGCGGCAACGGTAATTTCCTTGATGAGACGGGTGAAAATCTTGCCGCGCTTCGCATCCTGCGCGGCTTTCTTATGCTTGATATTAGCCCACTTGCTGTGACCAGCCATAATTCTATGCCCTGAGTTCCTTATTGAGTCCTTGGGTGAGTCCTTTGCTGAAGTGGTGCAATGTTATCACCCCCCGTCTCCAGCATAAAGCCGACAAGGAGGCGTTCCGCAAGCGGCCCTCCCTGGTCGATAATCGGACTTACTGGTTTCAAACTTACCGGTTCAAATCGCCCTATGCGGCCACTGGTAGGGCGTCACATCGAGCGGCTGGAGCTTGCCCAGAATCATGTTGGCGATAAGCTGCGCACTGCCGGGGGCCATGGTGACACCGTAGCGATAATGACCGCTGTTGAGATACAGGTTGGAGATCGCCGGATGCATGGAAATCACAGGTATGTTATGAGGTGAAGCGGGCCGCAGGCCTGCCCAATGCGCGGCAATCATCTCTTCAGCAAGAACAGGAATCAGGGCTTGCGCCCTTGCAAGCAATGTTTCTCGCGCTTCGGGCGTTGTACTCTTGTCGAAACCTGCTTCCTCCAGGGTGCTGCCTGCAAGTATGTGTCCATCCCGGCGGGGGATGAGATAAAAATTGTCCCGCTCATCGAACACCATGGGCTCGAGCAATCCTGGCTGGGCCTTGAACAACAGAATCTGGCCGCGGACCGGCCAAGCTTCCAGCGCTGCCGCATGCTCAGCCAGAAGCCCCCTGCTCCATGCCCCCGCGGCAACAACATATTGACCTGCGGAATGACGCTCGCCCGCCACGGTATGGATGGATTGGACGTATCCCCGTTCGATTTTCCACCCGGCAACCTCGGCATGCTCGAGGACTTTACCGCCAAGCATCTTCACCGCCCTTATCAACGCCTGCAGCAAACGTGGATTTCTTACCTGGCATACTTCGGGCAGCCAGAGCGCAGCCGTGTCACGGGAGAGCGAAGGGGCTATTTGGCTGGACTGAACCTCCTGCACGGGTATGGCGTGACGCGCGCACCAGTGCTTGGCCAGAAGCATCCGGCTGCACATATCAAACGTCCCCGGTTCGACATAGGCCTGGGAGGAAGAATCGGGCAGCACCAGCATGCCGCTTGCCTGATATTCCGGATCGACGCCCGTTTCCGCCTGCAACGCATCAACAAATCGAGGAAACAGATGAGCACTAAACTGTGTAAGCTGTGTAACCGCTTCCGGATAGTCCCATGGCAGCAACGGCGAGAGTATGCCGGCGCCCGCCCAGGAGGCTTCCTGCCCGCAAAGATTGCGCTCAAGTACGGAAACTGTCGCGCCCGAACGCAATAATTCCCACGCGGTGGCAAGCCCGACGATGCCGCCACCCATCACCATCACATCGCTGCTCAAAAATTATTCCTTCAACAAGCCTCCGCACAGAATAACAAAAGCGGTTCTGTGATGAAACGCAATTCGAGCAGCTGTTTACAAAACCGACGAGTTCTACAAGGCGGTCAAAAAACTTTATATCGGGAGAGTGAGCCGGTATAATGCACGTCCCTTCACACCTGTGGGCCGTTAGCTCAGCCGGTAGAGCAGCGGACTTTTAATCCGTTGGTCGGCAGTTCGAATCTGCCACGGCCTACCAAATAATCAATCGCTTGTGACTTATTAGGAACTGGGATTCCTTTTGTTTTTCCAGAATGGAACCATTTTGTAACCCCATCAGCCTTTTTTCAGTCAGTTCCAAAAAATTTGGGACTGCTTGTTTTGCGGGACCTCCTTAAATTTAAGAAGACCCACAAACCTAAAACCTAAAATCGTAAGACGGTTGAGCGCCAGATGATCTCGGCTCAGTTTTTCCTACTGCACGCCCTCAAGTTCAGCTGGAACTAACTCGCTTTCTCTTTCCCCCTTTCCCCCTTCCTTCACATTCTTGCGGGCTCTGTTGTTTTTTGATGTGATACGCGCAATTTTCTTCTTTGCTTCGATAGCCTTTTCTCCCTCCATTACCTCACGCTTTATAACCTCGGCTGTTAGTACGTCGCGAATTTGATCTGTGTCAATACGAACATCAGGCGAAATGCGGCGTAACTCCCGTCGAATGACATCAAGAACCGGATCGGTCTGAAGGATTGCTCCTATAAAGAAACGAGATAATGCCTGCTTTTGCAAGTGGTATTCGCTCAGTACTGATCGTTGCCACCCTTCCTTACAGCACAAATAAAGCAATTCAACATCGGTTAAAGACCGTGAATTCAGTGCGGCGAAATCTATGCTTACCACCAGTTCCTGATTTATCGGTTTTGAGAAAATGACGCGATAAACACGCCAACACATTCCGTTTGTAAGCAAAACCCAATCCACCCCTTGATTGGCAGCATAATCTACAGCCTGTTTCAGATGATTATCTTTGAGATCAATTCCAATTGCCTTTACTTCAATAAGCGTTTGAAGTGTGCCGTCTATCTTGATTCCAAGATCACAATACGTACCTCGGATAGCATATTCAGATGTAATTTCCACATACTTATCAAAGCCAAAAATATCGGCCAACATATCCTTGATAATTGTAACTGTGTCAGCTTCTCCAGCGTCTCTTGTTTTCGCCGCCGCCAGAATCGGTTGGTATTGTTTTATACCCGACATAATCCTATCGGTTATTTTTTTTGAGATTGACATCTGCTTTTCTCCGCTTTTAATGTTCGAAAGTAGTTAACGATCAGTTTCCTGTTCTCTTTATTATTTACTTTCCGCTCCTCCCATCTTGTCAATTTGACAGAGCATCGAGTTTACAACTTCCTACGCTGATTTTTTCGTGTACATGGTTAACTTGTACATTACCTTACCCTTCCTCGAGAGTAGGCTTGCCAGCGGTACCTACCCGCCTTCACCATTGAGACCGGTGATGAAAGCATGGAATCCTTCGCCCGTGTAAGACATTCCTACCACCTGCCCAGCAGGAAAAGTGGATAGACTACTTTTTCTCGGGTAAAAACTGCCTCGTGCAACTTGTAAGCGTTGCCCCATGCCGGTGAGACTGGAATTCAAGTGCGCCGCGGCCGCAAGCTTTGCGGATTACAGGCCATGACAGGAAAGCCAAGCGACTGGCATGCCTGTGACGAGCGGCAAACGAGCCGGAAAAATTTTCGCAGTATTGTTTCTGGCCAACCAGGATGGGGCAAAAAGGCGATCTGTCGCGCTTTGTTGAAGAAGCAGGGAGCGAAGCAGATTTTGCCTCGATGGTCGATGAAGCCCTGCAATGGGCACACAAACCCTGATGCGGGAGGTGCTGGATACAAATATTCTCTTTTCTCTTCAGTGCCTTGATCTCACCGTAATGGAAAGCCTCACGTAATCTATCTAATCTATCGCCCGTGGTGATCCACACGCTTCTAGATTGTGACGGTCCGCTTGCAGTTGGATGAAATTCGCCGGGGCCAGTAGTCAAAAATATGCCCTTTCATATCGAAGGATCGTTAAAATCGTAGGTGAACTTAGGTAGAGTTTTGAATCTATCAGGAGATCATCTCAGTGAACAAAGAGAAAGCTACGGCACCAGGACGAGTAAATAAAAAACTGTTGTCAGCTATCGAGAAACAGAGGGTAACAGCGCTCGGACTTTCACATGCGAAGCTTCGCCCAGAGAGGATTCTGGACGGTATTACTGATGCGTTTTATACCTTGGATCGCGAATGGCGCTTCACGTGCCTAAATAAGGAAGCAGAAAATCTGCTGCGACGCTCTCGCAGTGATCTTCTGGGCAAGGTGATCTGGGAAGAATTCAAGGAGGCAGTAGGAACAATCTTCGATCATGAATGCCGCCGGGCGCTCGTGGAAAATACCACAGTGAAATTTGAAAACTTCTACGCTCCTCTAGACGGCTGGTTCGAGGTACACGTTTATCCTTTGGAAGATGGTCTGGCTGTTTATTTTAATGACATTACGAAGCGTAAACAATCTGAGCAGGCGCGCCAGGAGGCCGAGGCCCGCATTCGCCAGCAGGCTTCCCTGCTTGATAAGGCAACCGACGCGATCATTGTTCACGGAATCGATCATCGCATTCAGTTTTGGAATCAGGGCGCGCAGCGGTTATACGGATGGACCCCTGAAGAGGTCCTCGGTAAATCCATAGAGATGCTGTATGACAATCCCTTAGCCTTCCATGAAGCGAGCAAATTGCTATTGAATAAAGGCGAATGGAGGGGGGAGATCGCACAGCGGCGCAAAGATGGGAGTATATTGCTTGCTGAAGCACACTGGACTTTGGTTAAAAATGACGAGGGGCAAGCGCAATCTGTTTTCGCAATCAACACCGATATTACCCAGCGCAAGATGGCGGAAAACAAAATCGAACACCTCGCCTTCTATGATTCCTTGACCGGATTGCCCAATAGGCAACTCCTGCTGGACCGGCTGAGTCAGGCACTCTCGGCGAGAGCCCGGAAACATCGCATGGGCGCGTTACTGTTTATCGACCTCGATAACTTTAAATTACTCAATGATACGTTCGGCCACGATTTGGGGGACCTGTTGCTGCAGCAGCTGGCTCCTCGCCTGATCTCCTGCATACGGGAAAGCGACACGGTCGCTCGCCTGGGCGGCGACGAGTTTGTAGTAATACTGATAACGGACTTTAGCGAAAATTATGAAGAATCCCTTGCTCAGATAAAGGCCATTTGCGAGAGGATTCACAGCGCATTCAATCAGCCTTTTAATCTCCGTGCATATAAACATCACAGCACGGCGAGCATCGGCGTCGTACTATTTAACGATCAATCGCACACGACAGACGAGTTGCTCAAGCAGGCGGATCTCGCGATGTATCAGGCAAAAGCATCAGGCCGCAACGCAATGTGCTTTTTCGATCCGGACGCAAGCGGCAATGAATGCCTGCACCCTTCTGGAGGCGGATTTGCACAAAAGCTGGAAGAGAAACGAATTTGTTCTCCATTATCAGCCCCGGATGGATAGCAGCGACTTATGGGGGCCGAAGCGCTCATTCGGTGGCAGCGGCTTGTTTTCTCCAGAGTGATTTCTGGGGAGAAACTGCACGCCCGGGATGGGGGTATGCAACGCATCGGTGTATTCATCTATACCAATCGCTTCCAGGAGCAGGACCCGCAGTACGATGGCAGTATTTTTATCCCTGCCCAATGTGTAATCACTCCTTCGATATGGGAAAGATTCATCGGCCCGAAATAACCCCCGTCGAATGACGTATGCTCACATCCGACATGAGCAGCAATTCGGACTCTTTAAAGTGTAGTCAGAAAACGTATAGGGGACAGCACTCTGGCTGCACCTGCCGCGTCCTTTGGTGCGCTTGCGCAGCAACTTGCCATTGACGGCAGTCTCCTCATCACCGGATGACACCACATCGCTTCGCTCCACAGGACGCGCTTCATCATGTATCTATAGTTTCCCGGGCAGAAGCCCGCGCTGTGATTCCGGCATCTTTGCGCCATTCGCCTTGCATTTCATCCTTTCTAGCTATAAAAGAAGTGGTGAAGGTAAATTAAAACTCTCGCGCCGGAGCACAAAGCCTGAAAGGAAGAGAAACGAAACCGCTGACCCGAAAGTAATGCCCTTGCTGAGTGGAAATTTCTGATTATCAAAATAGGTGATTCTGGCAAACAGCATCAGCATAATGCAAAACATTGAGTAATAAATAAGCTTGTCAACCGCCCGTTTCTTTCAGAGACCAGCAAAACGATATCTTCCAGTGACGCGCGCGCATTTATACCCGGGTTGAGCAACGGATGTTGCGTGCGCAGCTTTTTGATCAGCAAAAATTCAGTCAGATAGGAGAAAACATGGCCCAGTTCATCAACACCAAAGAAAACATCGTCACCGAAGCGGTCGATGCTCTGGTCGCGGCCTCTGGCGGTAAGCTGGCGCGGCTCGACGGCTATCCACATATACGGGTGGTCGTACGCAATGACTGGGATAAGTCCAAGGTCGCGTTGATTTCGGGAGGCGGATCGGGCCACGAACCGGCACATGCGGGTTTCGTCGGGAAAGGAATGCTGACGGCTGCGGTGTGCGGCGACATCTTCGCCTCCCCTACAGTCGACGCGGTACTGGCAGGCATCCTTGCCGTGACGGGATCGTCCGGCTGCCTGCTCATCGTCAAGAATTATACCGGTGACCGATTGAATTTCGGGCTGGCGGCCGAACGCGCTCGCCCGTTCGGCTTGAATGTCGAGATAGTCATCGTCGGCGATGATGTGGCGTTGCCCGGCTTGCCGCAAGCCCGCGGCGTCGCCGGCACGCTTTTCGTGCACAAGATAGCCGGCGCGTTGGCCGAGAATGGAGCCGACTTGGCGCATGTCGCCGCAGCCGCGCGCAAGGTGGTGTCAAAGACAAAAAGCATCGGCATCTCGCTAAACACCTGCACCATCCCAGGTTTGCCAAAGGAGGATCGCATCCCGCCCGGCATGGCCGAGCTTGGGCTTGGCATCCACGGTGAAGCCGGGGTTGAG contains the following coding sequences:
- a CDS encoding type I restriction enzyme HsdR N-terminal domain-containing protein — its product is MSISKKITDRIMSGIKQYQPILAAAKTRDAGEADTVTIIKDMLADIFGFDKYVEITSEYAIRGTYCDLGIKIDGTLQTLIEVKAIGIDLKDNHLKQAVDYAANQGVDWVLLTNGMCWRVYRVIFSKPINQELVVSIDFAALNSRSLTDVELLYLCCKEGWQRSVLSEYHLQKQALSRFFIGAILQTDPVLDVIRRELRRISPDVRIDTDQIRDVLTAEVIKREVMEGEKAIEAKKKIARITSKNNRARKNVKEGGKGERESELVPAELEGVQ
- the thiO gene encoding glycine oxidase ThiO, giving the protein MSSDVMVMGGGIVGLATAWELLRSGATVSVLERNLCGQEASWAGAGILSPLLPWDYPEAVTQLTQFSAHLFPRFVDALQAETGVDPEYQASGMLVLPDSSSQAYVEPGTFDMCSRMLLAKHWCARHAIPVQEVQSSQIAPSLSRDTAALWLPEVCQVRNPRLLQALIRAVKMLGGKVLEHAEVAGWKIERGYVQSIHTVAGERHSAGQYVVAAGAWSRGLLAEHAAALEAWPVRGQILLFKAQPGLLEPMVFDERDNFYLIPRRDGHILAGSTLEEAGFDKSTTPEARETLLARAQALIPVLAEEMIAAHWAGLRPASPHNIPVISMHPAISNLYLNSGHYRYGVTMAPGSAQLIANMILGKLQPLDVTPYQWPHRAI
- a CDS encoding diguanylate cyclase domain-containing protein; protein product: MNKEKATAPGRVNKKLLSAIEKQRVTALGLSHAKLRPERILDGITDAFYTLDREWRFTCLNKEAENLLRRSRSDLLGKVIWEEFKEAVGTIFDHECRRALVENTTVKFENFYAPLDGWFEVHVYPLEDGLAVYFNDITKRKQSEQARQEAEARIRQQASLLDKATDAIIVHGIDHRIQFWNQGAQRLYGWTPEEVLGKSIEMLYDNPLAFHEASKLLLNKGEWRGEIAQRRKDGSILLAEAHWTLVKNDEGQAQSVFAINTDITQRKMAENKIEHLAFYDSLTGLPNRQLLLDRLSQALSARARKHRMGALLFIDLDNFKLLNDTFGHDLGDLLLQQLAPRLISCIRESDTVARLGGDEFVVILITDFSENYEESLAQIKAICERIHSAFNQPFNLRAYKHHSTASIGVVLFNDQSHTTDELLKQADLAMYQAKASGRNAMCFFDPDASGNECLHPSGGGFAQKLEEKRICSPLSAPDG